DNA sequence from the Hoylesella buccalis ATCC 35310 genome:
AGTCCACGCTTTTTGAGAAAGAAGCGGTATTCCTCGAACAAGTCCTCTGTAATGGCTCCGATGGGTATATCCTGCACTCCTTTGTTTTCGACAAATTCACGGAGATTTCTGTCAGAATAGAACAGATTCAGATAAGTTCCCTCTGCCCTTGACTTGCCTACGCTCTCCTTGACGGATTGCAATTCTGCCTTACTCATGGCAAGGAGCGTTGTCGGATTAGTGGCAATGCCTTGTAAGCGGTTCTTGATAAGTTCCACACTTACCACTCCATCCATTACAAGAATGTCCCGATAGGTCTTTTCCACCAAATCTCTGAACTCAATGATTCTTTGGTTTGTTTTCTTGTTGGTTGTCAACCCCTGCTTGGTGTTCCACTCGGCAGGATGGCACTCTTCGCCTGTGGTAATGGCTGTGTTCTTTCCGTCTATGGTGATACGGCAGAGAATGGCGGTATTGCCGTCTGCCTTTGTCTTCTGTCTGTTGATATAGAACAGTATCTTGAATGTACTTCTCATTGTCTTGGTGGTTTTGAATAATGAATAATGATAAGATAGAAAAAATAGGAATTAGATTATTAACTGCATATCTTCAGTGAAAGAAAGGAAACGATCAAATTCCTCAAAGAGTTTCTGTGGGGTTACCTTTGCATAACACTCGGTCATGCTCACGTTGGAATGCCCCAGCATCTTACTAACGGTCTCAATGGGTACACCCTGTTCAAGCGTGATGAGCGTGGCAAATGTGTGCCTTGCCGTATGTGTGGTAAAAGGAAACGAGATGCCTGCACGAAGCCGCAAGGCTTTCAAATAAGATTGGTAAGTAGCATATCCCATGAAAGGGAGCAATGTTTCCCTTTCATCGCTGTGGAGCTTCTCCATCAGCCGTATGGCTTCGGGCAGCAGTTTGACACGACAAGGCACACCTGTTTTTTGGCGGTTGAACTTCAGCCAAAGGCTACCCTCGTCATCACGCACAAGATGGGACTTGTCCAGTTCCATCAAATCACAATATGCAGCACCCGTATAACAGGCAAAGAGGAAAATATCCCTCGCCGTTTCCATTTCCTCCTCCAAGTCCTCAAAGTGGAGAGTCTTTAACTTCTCAAATGCCCCTCTGTCAAGTGCTTTGGGGAGTTTCTTGTTACCCTTGCTGATTTTGACTTTGTCGAAAAGCAGGATGTCTGCCACCCCCTCACGGTAAGCCAGCCTGCATACCGTTTTCAAATGGGTGGCGACATTGTAGAATGAGCTTTCCTGAAATCCACACTCTCCCAAGAAGTACTGCTGAAACTCATGGATGAAGTTCTCTGTCAGTTGTGAGAGGGCTAAGTCAGAAACCTTATACTTCTTTTGGATGAACTCCTGCAAGTGGATTCTCGTGGAGTGATAGCTTGCCATTGACTCTTTTCTGATGTCTACACCGACATGACTTTCTTTCTCCTTTATGAGCATATCAAGCCTTTCGATGAGCATGCACCGTGTCTGCACACTGCCTTGAAACTGTTCCTTCACATCGGTTGCGTCAAATGGGCAACCTCTTGCAAGCAAAGACTGATAGGCTGACTGAATGGACAGCAGCAAGTTCTCCAACCTGCCATTCACCTCCACCGCCTCACGACTTTTTCCGTCCATTCTGCTCTCACGGGGATTCCACAAGTCAGGATTGCAGGAGAGCTTGCAACTGAACTGGGCGATAGAATGTCCGATGGTAATGCGTCCCATAATCGGAGCTTTTCCAGACTTGTCAAGACCGCTCTTTTTAAGGTAGAGCAACACCTTCATTTTCTCTGTATTCATACGCTTTGATGTTTTGTGGCAAAATTACCAAAATCAAAGCGTTCCTCACTTATGCAGAAGACTGCCGACTGAAGCAACAGCCACACGAGCGAAAATAATTCAGTTACCGAACATTACTCCATCGTTACCTATGACTAAATCGGGTAACGCTCTGGTAACTGAACTTCTGCTTAAATCTGCATATTATAACTCTTTTTGAAAAGAGCACTTCTATGCAAATTATTCCGTTTCCTGCTCATTATCAGTCTGTTTACACCAACTTCGATATTTCTTCATTTTCGTTGATTAGTTGCGGCATGATGTCATAGTTATTGCGGCGCAAAGTCATGGATATGGCAACTATAACTCATGGTTATTGCACCGAAATCTTATTTTTCTCACCCAAAAATCTCATTCTTGCTTCCTCCTTGCCTATTGATTTTTTCTAGATTACCAAATAAGAAGTGCCATTTTAAGGCCATTATTTGGTAAATAATCAGGACATTTATCAGGATGGCATTCGCTGCGTAAACACGATAAATCAGTGCAGTTTCATCCTCTTTCCAAAACATTGGTGTTTGTCGTGTCACCAACGGTCAGACAGGTTATTATTAATAAAATTCAGTATTTATACAATCCATATCTTATTTTTTTCGTACTTTTGTCACCTATTATATACACATCGAAACACAACAGAACGTTAATTTAGGATATCTTATGGAATACAATTTCAGAGAAATTGAGAAAAAGTGGCAACAACAATGGGTGAAAAACAAAACCTATCACGTTGTGGAAGATGCCCAAAAGAAGAAATTTTATGTGCTTAACATGTTCCCCTACCCATCTGGAGCGGGCCTTCATGTAGGCCATCCTTTGGGCTATATTGCCAGCGATATCTATGCGCGATACAAGCGACAGAATGGATTCAACGTTCTCAACCCCATGGGATACGATGCCTATGGACTGCCAGCCGAGCAGTATGCCATACAAACGGGGCAACATCCCTCCATCACTACCGAGGCAAACATCAAGCACTATCGCGAGCAGTTGGACAAAATTGGATTTTCGTTCGATTGGGATCGTGAGATCAGAACCTGCGACCCGGCATATTACAAGTGGACACAATGGGCGTTCATCAAAATGTTTCAATCGTATTATGACAACGATTTGCAGAAAGCACAGCCTATCACAACGCTCGTACAGCATTTTGAAACCAAAGGTACTGACGGTTTGAACGCCGCTCAGAGCGAAGAACTGCAGTTCACAGCCGATGAATGGAAAGCCATGACTGAGCTTCAACAGCAGCAAACGCTCATGAACTACCGCATTGCTTACCTGGGCGAAACGATGGTAAATTGGTGTGCCGGACTGGGCACTGTGCTGGCCAACGATGAGGTGGTAGATGGCGTGAGCGAGCGAGGTGGCTACCCCGTGGTGCAAAAGAAAATGAAACAGTGGTGCTTGCGCGTGTCTGCGTATGCGCAACGCTTGCTCGACGGACTGGAAAAAGTAAACTGGACGGAGTCGCTGAAAGAAACACAACGCAACTGGATTGGACGCTCGCAAGGAACCGAAGTGCAGTTTAAAGTGGCCAACCACGATGAGCTGTCTTTGACGGTGTTCACCACCCGCGCCGATACCATGTTCGGTGTTACGTTCATGGTGCTGGCTCCAGAGAGCGAATACGTCAGCCAAGTGACCACTCCCGAGCAGGCAACAGCCGTTGAAGAATATGTAGATGCGACGAAAAAACGTACTGAACGGGAACGCATCGCCGATAGAAAAGTAACCGGAGTGTTCACCGGAAGCTACGCCGTGAACCCATTGACGGGCGAAAATATCCCTATCTGGGTGAGCGACTATGTACTGGCAGGCTACGGAACAGGGGCCATCATGGCCGTTCCGGCACACGACAGTCGCGACTATGCCTTTGCCAAGCATTTCAATCTGCCCATCATTCCGCTGATTGAAGGAGCTGACGTGAGTGAAGAGAGCTACGATGCGAAAGAGGGAATCATGACTAACAGTCCGGTGGAAGGAAAACAAACAGCGTTGAGCCTCAATGGATTGACGGTGAAAGAGGCCATCGCCGCCACCCGAAAATATGTGGTTGAACAGGGTATCGGACGCGTTCGGGTGAACTATCGCCTGCGCGATGCCATCTTCTCTCGTCAGCGCTATTGGGGCGAACCCTTCCCAGTATATTATCAAGACGGCATGCCTCACATGATTCCCGAAGAATGCTTGCCGCTCGAATTGCCTGAGATTGATAAGTATGAGCCTACCGAGACAGGCGAACCGCCATTGGGTAGAGCCAAAAAATGGGCCTGGGATGTGGAACAAAACAAGGTGGTAGACAAATCGCTTGTCAACAATTCTACCATATTCCCGTTGGAACTAAACACCATGCCAGGCTTCGCTGGCAGCTCGGCTTATTATCTTCGTTACATGGATCCACACAACGATGAAGCATTGGTGGATAAAAAGGTAGCTGCTTATTGGCAGAATGTAGATCTTTATGTGGGTGGAACAGAACACGCAACGGGCCACTTGATTTATTCAAGATTTTGGAATAAGTTCTTACACGATTATGGTTATTCCTTCAAAGAAGAACCTTTTGAGAAGTTGGTGAACCAAGGAATGATACAAGGACGCAGCAACTTTGTTTATCGTATCAACAACGATGACCATTCAGCAGCGCCTGTTTTCGTATCAGTGGGATTGAAAGAACAATACGAAACCACTCCCATTCATGTGGATGTGAATATGGTTCACGGCGACGTGTTGGACATAGAGGCCTTCAAAGCGTGGCGACCAGAATACAAACAGGCTGAATTTATCTTGGAAGGAGATAAATATGTGTGCGGCTGGGCCATCGAGAAGATGTCGAAATCAATGTACAACGTTGTCAATCCTGATATGATAGTAGAACAGTATGGTGCCGACACGCTGCGCTTGTACGAAATGTTCCTTGGCCCGGTAGAGGCCAGCAAGCCATGGGATACCAACGGTATTGACGGTTGTCACCGATTCCTGAAAAAGCTGTGGGGACTGGTGTATGAATACAGAACTGACCAATTCTTGCCCAACGACGACGCTCCAACCCCTGAACAACTTAAGTCTGTGCACAAACTCATCAAGAAAGTAACGGGCGACATCGAACAGTTTTCGTATAATACGGCCATCTCTGCCTTCATGATTTGCATCAACGAACTGGCACAAAGCAAGTGCACCAACAAGGAACTGCTCAAGGATGTCATCAAACTATTGTCACCCTTTGCGCCACACATCAGTGAAGAGCTGTGGCATGTGTTGGGTGGAGAGGGTTCTGTTTGCGATGCCCAATGGCCTGTATGCAATGAGGAATATCTCAAAGAAAGCGATGTACAGATGACGGTATCGTTCAACGGAAAGGCTCGTTTCCAGATGGTGTTCGGCATAGACGACAGTCGTGAAGCCATCGAAGAAAAGGTGCTTGCCGACGAGCGCACCCAAAAATACATCG
Encoded proteins:
- a CDS encoding site-specific integrase, with protein sequence MNTEKMKVLLYLKKSGLDKSGKAPIMGRITIGHSIAQFSCKLSCNPDLWNPRESRMDGKSREAVEVNGRLENLLLSIQSAYQSLLARGCPFDATDVKEQFQGSVQTRCMLIERLDMLIKEKESHVGVDIRKESMASYHSTRIHLQEFIQKKYKVSDLALSQLTENFIHEFQQYFLGECGFQESSFYNVATHLKTVCRLAYREGVADILLFDKVKISKGNKKLPKALDRGAFEKLKTLHFEDLEEEMETARDIFLFACYTGAAYCDLMELDKSHLVRDDEGSLWLKFNRQKTGVPCRVKLLPEAIRLMEKLHSDERETLLPFMGYATYQSYLKALRLRAGISFPFTTHTARHTFATLITLEQGVPIETVSKMLGHSNVSMTECYAKVTPQKLFEEFDRFLSFTEDMQLII
- the leuS gene encoding leucine--tRNA ligase, translated to MEYNFREIEKKWQQQWVKNKTYHVVEDAQKKKFYVLNMFPYPSGAGLHVGHPLGYIASDIYARYKRQNGFNVLNPMGYDAYGLPAEQYAIQTGQHPSITTEANIKHYREQLDKIGFSFDWDREIRTCDPAYYKWTQWAFIKMFQSYYDNDLQKAQPITTLVQHFETKGTDGLNAAQSEELQFTADEWKAMTELQQQQTLMNYRIAYLGETMVNWCAGLGTVLANDEVVDGVSERGGYPVVQKKMKQWCLRVSAYAQRLLDGLEKVNWTESLKETQRNWIGRSQGTEVQFKVANHDELSLTVFTTRADTMFGVTFMVLAPESEYVSQVTTPEQATAVEEYVDATKKRTERERIADRKVTGVFTGSYAVNPLTGENIPIWVSDYVLAGYGTGAIMAVPAHDSRDYAFAKHFNLPIIPLIEGADVSEESYDAKEGIMTNSPVEGKQTALSLNGLTVKEAIAATRKYVVEQGIGRVRVNYRLRDAIFSRQRYWGEPFPVYYQDGMPHMIPEECLPLELPEIDKYEPTETGEPPLGRAKKWAWDVEQNKVVDKSLVNNSTIFPLELNTMPGFAGSSAYYLRYMDPHNDEALVDKKVAAYWQNVDLYVGGTEHATGHLIYSRFWNKFLHDYGYSFKEEPFEKLVNQGMIQGRSNFVYRINNDDHSAAPVFVSVGLKEQYETTPIHVDVNMVHGDVLDIEAFKAWRPEYKQAEFILEGDKYVCGWAIEKMSKSMYNVVNPDMIVEQYGADTLRLYEMFLGPVEASKPWDTNGIDGCHRFLKKLWGLVYEYRTDQFLPNDDAPTPEQLKSVHKLIKKVTGDIEQFSYNTAISAFMICINELAQSKCTNKELLKDVIKLLSPFAPHISEELWHVLGGEGSVCDAQWPVCNEEYLKESDVQMTVSFNGKARFQMVFGIDDSREAIEEKVLADERTQKYIADKTIIKTIIVPKKIINIVLK